A genomic stretch from Enterobacter dykesii includes:
- a CDS encoding enolase C-terminal domain-like protein, with product MTTQSSPTVTEMKVIPVAGQDSMLLNIGGAHNAWFTRNIVVLKDSAGNTGVGEAPGGEVIYQTLVDAIPLVVGQEVARLNKVVQRVHKGNQSADFDTFGKGAWTFELRVNAVAALEAALLDLLGKALQVPVCELLGPGKQRDAVTVLGYLFYVGDRNKTDLPYLARSTGDHDWYRLRHQEALSSDAVVRLAEAAQDRYGFKDFKLKGGVLPGEQEIDTARALKKRFADARITVDPNGAWLLDEAISLCKGLRDVLTYAEDPCGAEQGFSGREVMAEFRRATGLPVATNMIATNWREMGHAVMLNAVDIPLADPHFWTLSGAVRVAQLCDDWGLTWGCHSNNHFDISLAMFTHVGAAAPGNPTAIDTHWIWQEGEARLTKNPLEIINGKIAVPDAPGLGVEIDWDQIHKAHEAYKKLPGGARNDAGPMQYLIPGWTFDRKRPVFGRH from the coding sequence ATGACAACGCAATCGAGCCCAACCGTTACGGAGATGAAGGTCATTCCGGTGGCCGGGCAGGACAGCATGCTGCTCAATATCGGTGGGGCGCATAACGCCTGGTTTACCCGTAATATCGTCGTGCTGAAAGACAGCGCAGGGAATACCGGCGTGGGCGAAGCCCCGGGCGGAGAGGTAATTTACCAGACGCTGGTTGATGCCATTCCGCTGGTCGTGGGTCAGGAGGTTGCCCGTCTGAACAAGGTCGTTCAGCGTGTGCATAAGGGTAACCAGTCTGCTGACTTTGATACGTTCGGTAAAGGTGCCTGGACGTTCGAACTGCGCGTCAACGCGGTCGCCGCGCTGGAGGCCGCCCTGCTCGACTTACTGGGTAAAGCGCTCCAGGTCCCGGTTTGCGAGCTGCTGGGGCCCGGCAAACAGCGTGATGCGGTCACCGTGCTGGGCTATCTGTTCTACGTTGGCGATCGCAATAAAACCGATCTCCCCTATCTGGCGCGATCCACGGGCGATCACGACTGGTATCGCCTGCGCCACCAGGAAGCGCTCTCCAGCGACGCGGTGGTGCGTCTGGCCGAGGCGGCGCAGGATCGCTACGGCTTTAAGGATTTCAAGCTGAAGGGCGGCGTGCTGCCCGGCGAGCAGGAGATTGACACGGCCCGGGCGCTGAAAAAACGCTTTGCGGATGCGCGGATCACCGTTGACCCGAACGGCGCCTGGCTGCTGGATGAAGCGATTAGCCTGTGCAAGGGGCTAAGGGATGTCCTGACCTATGCGGAAGATCCCTGTGGCGCGGAGCAGGGCTTCTCGGGCCGCGAAGTCATGGCTGAGTTTCGTCGCGCCACCGGGCTGCCGGTCGCGACCAATATGATCGCCACCAACTGGCGTGAAATGGGTCATGCGGTGATGCTGAACGCTGTCGACATACCGCTGGCGGACCCTCACTTCTGGACGCTTTCAGGCGCAGTGCGCGTGGCGCAGCTGTGCGATGACTGGGGGCTGACCTGGGGCTGTCACTCGAACAACCACTTTGATATTTCGCTGGCGATGTTTACCCACGTTGGCGCGGCGGCGCCGGGTAACCCGACCGCCATCGACACCCACTGGATTTGGCAGGAAGGTGAAGCCCGCCTGACGAAAAATCCGCTGGAAATCATCAATGGCAAGATTGCCGTACCGGATGCGCCGGGCCTGGGCGTGGAGATTGACTGGGATCAGATCCATAAAGCCCATGAGGCGTATAAAAAGCTACCGGGCGGCGCGCGTAACGACGCGGGCCCGATGCAGTACCTGATCCCCGGCTGGACATTTGACCGCAAGCGCCCTGTTTTTGGACGTCACTGA
- a CDS encoding glycerate kinase: MKIVIAPDSYKESLSALEVATAIERGFREIFPEAVYVKLPVADGGEGTVEAMIAATQGRIVHVPVTGPLGERVEGFYGLSGDEQSAFIEMAAASGLELVVPSQRNPLKTTSWGTGELIRHALDAGVKHIIIGIGGSATNDGGAGMVQALGAKLLDDSGQPLGQGGGELGKLARIDLSGLDRRLAECRIEVACDVTNPLTGKDGASAVFGPQKGATPEMIVTLDNALAQYARVIARDLDIDVLNLAGGGAAGGMGAALYAFCGAQLRQGIEIVTDALHLADQVADADLVITGEGRIDSQTIHGKVPVGVAKVAKRFNKPVIGIAGSLTADVGVVHDHGIDAVFSVIYTICSLEDALENASENVRMAARNIAAVLKVGQGM; the protein is encoded by the coding sequence ATGAAAATTGTTATCGCACCGGACTCGTATAAGGAAAGTTTGAGTGCGCTTGAGGTTGCGACAGCGATAGAACGTGGTTTTCGCGAGATCTTTCCCGAGGCGGTTTACGTCAAACTGCCGGTCGCGGACGGTGGCGAAGGGACGGTTGAGGCGATGATCGCGGCAACGCAGGGACGCATTGTGCATGTTCCGGTGACCGGCCCGCTGGGTGAGCGCGTGGAAGGATTTTATGGCTTATCCGGTGACGAGCAGAGTGCCTTTATTGAAATGGCGGCGGCAAGCGGCCTGGAGCTGGTCGTTCCTTCACAGCGTAATCCCCTGAAAACCACCTCGTGGGGGACGGGCGAACTTATTCGTCACGCGCTGGACGCAGGCGTTAAGCATATCATCATTGGCATTGGCGGCAGCGCCACCAATGACGGCGGAGCAGGGATGGTGCAGGCGCTGGGGGCAAAGCTGCTGGACGACAGCGGGCAGCCCCTTGGGCAGGGCGGGGGTGAACTGGGAAAACTCGCGCGTATCGACCTGAGCGGGCTGGACAGACGTCTGGCGGAGTGCCGGATTGAGGTCGCCTGTGATGTGACGAATCCGCTCACCGGTAAGGATGGCGCGTCAGCCGTATTTGGTCCGCAAAAGGGGGCCACTCCCGAGATGATCGTTACCCTGGACAACGCGCTGGCGCAGTATGCGAGAGTCATTGCCCGGGATCTGGATATCGACGTGCTAAACCTTGCTGGCGGCGGCGCGGCGGGTGGCATGGGGGCCGCGCTGTACGCCTTTTGCGGCGCGCAGCTGCGCCAGGGTATTGAGATCGTGACCGATGCGCTACACTTGGCCGACCAGGTGGCCGACGCGGATCTGGTGATCACGGGAGAAGGCCGCATCGACAGCCAGACGATCCACGGCAAAGTCCCGGTGGGCGTGGCGAAAGTGGCGAAACGCTTTAACAAACCCGTCATCGGCATTGCAGGCAGCCTGACGGCGGACGTTGGCGTGGTACACGATCACGGCATTGATGCGGTGTTTAGCGTGATCTACACCATCTGCTCGCTGGAAGATGCGCTGGAAAATGCCAGCGAGAACGTCAGGATGGCCGCCAGGAATATCGCGGCGGTGCTGAAAGTGGGGCAGGGAATGTAG
- the gudP gene encoding galactarate/glucarate/glycerate transporter GudP, with product MSTLSHAASSAEKRTNARYWIVVMLFIVTSFNYGDRATLSIAGSEMAKDIGLDPVGMGYVFSAFSWAYVIGQIPGGWLLDRFGSKRVYFWSIFIWSMFTLLQGFVDIFSGFGIIVALFTLRFLVGLAEAPSFPGNSRIVAAWFPAQERGTAVAIFNSAQYFATVIFAPIMGWLTHEVGWSHVFFFMGGLGIVISFIWLKVIHEPNQHPGVNKKELEYIAEGGALINMDQKSAKAKVPFSQKWAQIKQLVGSRMMIGIYLGQYCINALTYFFITWFPVYLVQARGMSILKAGFVASVPAICGFVGGVLGGVISDWLMRRTGSLNIARKTPIVLGMLLSMTMVFCNYVNAEWMIIGFMAMAFFGKGIGALGWAVMADTAPKEISGLSGGLFNMFGNISGIVTPIAIGYIVGTTGSFNGALIYVGVHALVAVLSYLVLVGDIKRVELKPVAERG from the coding sequence ATGAGTACATTAAGCCACGCAGCGAGCAGCGCTGAAAAGCGCACTAATGCCCGCTACTGGATAGTGGTGATGCTGTTTATCGTCACATCCTTTAACTATGGTGACCGCGCCACGCTGTCGATTGCCGGTTCGGAAATGGCAAAAGATATCGGCCTTGATCCGGTGGGCATGGGTTACGTTTTCTCCGCATTCTCATGGGCCTACGTCATCGGGCAAATTCCTGGCGGCTGGCTGCTGGACCGTTTTGGATCTAAACGCGTCTATTTCTGGTCCATCTTTATCTGGTCGATGTTTACCCTGTTGCAGGGTTTCGTCGATATCTTCAGCGGCTTCGGCATTATCGTGGCGCTCTTCACGCTGCGCTTCCTGGTAGGCTTAGCGGAAGCACCTTCCTTCCCGGGGAACAGCCGTATTGTCGCTGCCTGGTTCCCGGCGCAGGAGAGGGGAACGGCGGTGGCGATTTTTAACTCCGCACAGTACTTCGCGACGGTGATCTTTGCGCCCATTATGGGCTGGCTGACGCATGAGGTGGGCTGGTCACACGTCTTCTTCTTCATGGGCGGGCTTGGGATCGTCATCAGCTTTATCTGGCTGAAAGTGATCCACGAACCCAACCAGCATCCAGGCGTGAACAAAAAAGAGCTGGAGTACATCGCGGAAGGCGGCGCGCTGATCAATATGGATCAGAAATCCGCAAAAGCAAAAGTCCCGTTCAGCCAGAAATGGGCGCAGATCAAGCAGCTCGTCGGCTCGCGCATGATGATCGGTATCTATCTGGGCCAGTACTGTATTAACGCCTTAACCTACTTCTTCATCACCTGGTTTCCAGTATACCTGGTGCAGGCACGCGGCATGTCGATCCTGAAAGCGGGATTTGTCGCGTCGGTCCCGGCAATCTGCGGCTTCGTCGGCGGCGTGCTCGGCGGGGTGATTTCCGACTGGCTGATGCGCCGCACTGGGTCACTGAACATCGCGCGTAAAACGCCGATTGTGCTCGGCATGCTGCTCTCCATGACCATGGTGTTCTGTAACTACGTCAACGCCGAATGGATGATTATCGGCTTTATGGCGATGGCCTTCTTCGGCAAAGGCATTGGCGCGCTGGGCTGGGCGGTGATGGCGGATACGGCGCCGAAAGAAATCAGCGGCCTGAGCGGCGGTCTGTTCAACATGTTCGGCAACATCTCCGGGATTGTTACGCCAATCGCTATCGGCTACATCGTCGGCACCACCGGCTCTTTCAACGGTGCGCTAATCTACGTGGGTGTGCATGCGCTGGTGGCGGTACTGAGTTACCTGGTGCTGGTAGGGGATATCAAACGCGTCGAACTTAAACCTGTTGCGGAGCGTGGATGA
- the gudD gene encoding glucarate dehydratase, protein MSTFTTPVVTSMQIIPVAGHDSMLMNLSGAHAPFFTRNIVIIKDNSGHTGVGEIPGGEKIRRTLEDAIPLVVGKALGEYKNVLNTVRNTFADRDAGGRGLQTFDLRTTIHVVTGIESAMLDLLGQHLGVNVASLLGEGQQRSEVEMLGYLFFVGDRRLTPLPYQSQPDEQCDWYRLRHDEAMTPDAVVRLAEAAYEKYGFNDFKLKGGVLAGEEEAEAVTALAKRFPQARVTLDPNGAWSLEEAIKIGKQLKGVLAYAEDPCGAEQGFSGREVMAEFRRATGLPTATNMIATDWRQMGHTLSLQSVDIPLADPHFWTMQGSVRVAQMCHEFGLTWGSHSNNHFDVSLAMFTHVAAAAPGTITAIDTHWIWQEGNQRLTKQPFEIKGGMVQVPSTPGLGVELDMDQVMKAHELYQKHGLGARDDAMAMQYLIPDWTFDNKRPCMVR, encoded by the coding sequence ATGAGTACTTTTACGACCCCTGTCGTCACTTCCATGCAAATCATTCCGGTTGCGGGTCATGACAGCATGCTGATGAACCTGAGCGGCGCGCATGCGCCGTTCTTTACCCGCAACATTGTCATTATCAAAGACAATTCCGGCCATACGGGCGTGGGCGAAATTCCGGGCGGGGAGAAGATCCGCCGGACGCTGGAAGATGCCATTCCGCTGGTGGTGGGCAAAGCGCTGGGCGAGTACAAAAATGTCCTCAACACCGTGCGCAATACCTTTGCCGATCGCGATGCCGGAGGGCGTGGCCTGCAGACCTTCGACCTGCGCACCACCATTCACGTGGTGACCGGGATTGAATCCGCGATGCTGGATCTGCTGGGTCAGCATCTGGGCGTTAACGTTGCGTCGCTGTTGGGCGAGGGGCAGCAGCGCAGCGAAGTGGAAATGCTGGGCTATCTGTTCTTTGTCGGCGACCGCAGGCTGACGCCGTTGCCTTATCAGAGCCAGCCGGATGAACAATGCGACTGGTATCGACTTCGCCACGACGAGGCGATGACCCCGGATGCGGTGGTGCGCCTGGCGGAAGCCGCTTACGAGAAGTATGGCTTCAACGATTTCAAACTGAAGGGCGGCGTGCTGGCCGGTGAGGAAGAGGCGGAAGCCGTCACCGCGCTGGCAAAACGTTTCCCGCAGGCACGCGTGACGCTGGATCCGAACGGCGCATGGTCGCTTGAAGAAGCGATCAAAATTGGCAAGCAGCTGAAAGGCGTGCTGGCGTATGCGGAAGATCCGTGTGGGGCTGAACAGGGCTTCTCGGGCCGTGAAGTTATGGCGGAATTCCGTCGCGCCACGGGGCTGCCGACCGCGACCAATATGATAGCCACCGACTGGCGTCAGATGGGACACACCCTGTCATTGCAGTCCGTCGACATTCCGCTGGCGGATCCGCACTTCTGGACGATGCAGGGGTCGGTGCGCGTGGCGCAAATGTGCCACGAGTTTGGCCTGACCTGGGGCTCGCACTCTAATAACCACTTCGACGTGTCGCTGGCGATGTTCACGCACGTTGCCGCCGCCGCGCCGGGCACGATTACTGCTATCGACACGCACTGGATCTGGCAGGAAGGTAATCAGCGTCTGACTAAGCAGCCGTTTGAGATCAAAGGTGGCATGGTGCAGGTGCCTTCCACGCCGGGGCTGGGGGTTGAGCTGGATATGGACCAGGTCATGAAAGCCCATGAGCTGTATCAAAAACACGGTCTGGGCGCGCGCGACGACGCGATGGCGATGCAGTATCTGATCCCCGACTGGACATTCGACAATAAACGCCCGTGCATGGTACGATAA